The nucleotide sequence TAAAGTATGCAGCAATAAATATAAGCAAGAATATCAAGGTCGCTGCTATTGATAATAAGTTTTCATTTTTTTCAAAATACCTGTCTTTGTTAATCATTCTGAGACAATGCTGTTTTACAGCCGTTTCATTCTGTGCGCATTCTCTGCAGCCTATACAGTTTACGGCAAAGATATTTTCTTTATTATATACCTTTATATCAGAAGGGCAGGCTTCCCGGCATTTTTGGCAATCGATACAGTTGGCTTTTTCCCTTTTTATTTTAAAAGGTGACAGCCAGGATAAAATACCCAGCAGAGCACCGTAAGGGCAGAGAAACCTGCACCAAAAATTTTTAAAAAGATAAGTCAGTAAAATCAAACTTATAATAACTATAAATCCCGTTGTTGAGATGTCCAGGAAAAAATAAAGCATTTTTGCATCAGCTATTTTATTGTAAGGACTGTTTTGAAAAAAGATTATCTGCTGCAGGCTCATCTGATAAAAAATGACATACAGAAAAAACAGGAGCAGTATATATTTCACGCTTCCAAGAAAACCTGATATCCACCTGTTAATTGTGAATCTGAAACCGGCATTTGAAATAAGTTCCGAAAGAAAACCCACAGGACATATATGGCTGCAGAAACTTTTTTTAACAAATATGCTCATTACAATTGCAGCAATCAGGATGGTTAGGCCTGCCGGATGAACAGGGTCGTATGTACCGGTAAGCAGGAACCTTTTTAAACCTAAAAGGGCGCTGATTGGCAGAAAACCTTCAACTGAGGAGGGTTTTAAAATACTATAATTTTCGTTTTTAAGCTCATTGATATAGACATAGAACCATATGCCTGCAAAGATGGTGTAGATAAAAAATATTGTCTGAATAATTTTTCTTATGCTCACCATTAACTCCTTGTTGAATAAATCCAAAGTGGTTATAATGATAAGAGAATCAAAAAAAATTGACATTTATCAATTTTATGGAGTTTTTATGAAAAAAGCAGTAGTTTTAATGAGCGGGGGTTTGGACAGCTGTGTGACAGCGGGAATAGCTTCCCTGGATTATGAATTATATTTTTTGCATGTTAATTATGGCCAAAAAACGGAAAAGAGAGAGCTTAAGTCTTTCAATGACCTTTACAAACACTTCAACGGCAGGGATAAACTTATCGTGGATATAGGTTATTTAAAAAAGATCGGAGGCTCTTCTCTTGTAGATGATAAAGAAAATATTGAAGCAGGTAATGTCGAAAGGAAAGACATCCCGCGAACATATGTGCCTTTCAGAAACGGGAACATATTATCCATTGGTGTCAGCTGGGCTGAAGTTATCGGCGCACAGAAAATATTTATCGGGGCAGTTGCTGAGGACAGCAGCGGCTATCCGGACTGCAGGAAAGAGTTTTACGATGCTTTTAATGAAGTGTTAAAAGTGGGATTGAAGCCTGAGACTGAACTATCAATAGAGACACCTATAATTGATATGACTAAAAGTGAAATAGTCAAAATCGGCAGCGAGCTGAATGTCCCTTTTCATCTTACTTGGTCGTGTTATAAAAACGAAACCAAAGCATGTGGAGTATGTGACAGCTGTCTTTTGCGTCTAAGAGGTTTTGAGAAAGCCGGAATAAAAGATCCAATTCCTTATGATAAAGTTAATTCTTCCGTGGAGGATTAAAGTGAAAAGAATTGCAGTGATGACAAGTGGTGGTGATTGCCCAGGAATGAATGCCGCTATTAGAAGTGTGGTAAGAACTGCTTTGAACTATGAGATGGAAGTATACGGTATAGAGCAAGGTTACAGTGGACTGATGGAAGATCAGTTTATTAAACTCGAAAGCAGAAGTGTAGCCAATATGATACAGAGAGGGGGAACTTTCCTGAGAAGTGCCCGGGCTCCAGAATTCAAAGAAGAAGAAGGACAGCTGAAAGCAATGGAGAATCTTAAAAATCAGGGTATAGAAGGACTTATTGTTATAGGGGGAGATGGTTCTCTGGCTGGTGCCAAGGTCATACATGATAAATATCATTTTCCGGTAATAGGTATTCCCGGGTCAATAGATAACGACATATACGGAACAGATATGTCTATCGGAGTGGATACTGCTTTAAACACCATTTTGTGGTGTATAGATACTATTAACGATACGGCAAGTTCACATGACAGAACATTTATAATAGAAGTTATGGGGCGAAACTGCGGCTATCTAGCCCTTATGTCTGCAATAAGCGGAGGTGCGGAAGCAGCTCTTATCCCGGAAGTCCCTTTTAAAATTGAAAATATCATCAAGAAAATAAAAGAGAGATACGAAGAGGGAAAAACCCGAAGTGTTATAATTTTGGCAGAAGGAGTGGGTTCTGCCGGCGATTTCGGAAAAACTTTCGATATGATAGGCGGTTTTGAAACGAGAATTACCGTTTTGGGTCATATCCAAAGGGGGGGCAGCCCCACACATTTTGACAGGATTCTTGCGACCAGAATGGGGGCTTCTGCAGTGGATTCACTGCTTAACGGCGAAAGTGGGGTGATGACCGCTTTGCAGGAGAGAAAAATAGAACTTGTTCCTCTGGGAGAGGTTCTTAACAACAAACGTAAAATGGATAAAAAACTTTTGGAAATTGCAGAGGTGCTGAGCAAATAAAGCATGTAGATTTGGTGTTAAGCAGAAACGCAGAAATTATTAGCATATAGACTGAGACCTCTCGGGTAACTCGAGGTGACAACTACCAAATGTGTCTAGCATCTGCCTTGGGCGGATATATGTGCCCTTTGCCCGTCATTGGGCGAACAAAGACGTGTAAAAAGTGCAAGTGCGAAACTTAAATTATATTATAATAAGGAGTGAAAATGAGCATAGCTACAGGAAAAGGTGATTTCGGAAACACAAGCCTGTTCACTGGGGAAAAAATTTCCAAAGCTGATCTCAAGGTTGAAACATACGGCACAGGTGATGAGTTGATATCATTTTTGGGATGGCTGAAACATGATGCAAAATATTTTGCTGATTTTATAGAGTGGGTTCAGATTAAACTATACAAAATGAATGCTGTTTTGGCTTCTTCTGTTGAAACAAAAAAGAATGAATGTGTTGACAATTTCAAAGAGGACAAACAGTATTCACTTGATTTTTTTCTATCAGAGCTGGAAAAGGAATACGGCAGATTGGATGGTTTTATTATACCCTCGGAAACACTTTCAGCATCAAAGGCGGATATTTGCAGAAGTATCTGCAGGAGATTTGAAAGAAGGGTGATCTCACTATCAGCCCATGAAAAGATTGACAAAGAGATATTAATTTTTATAAATAGATTGTCCGATGTGCTGTTCATGATGGCGCGTGTGATGGCAAAAAGAGAAGGAGGAACAACCTATGGCTTTAAAAGAACAGATACTTGAAGATATGAAACAGTTTATGAGGGATAAAAACCAGGTTGCTCTTGGAGCCGTGAGAATGCTTAGATCTGAAATCAGAAATGCTGAAATAGAAAAAGGCGGCGATCTGAACGATGATGAAATTGTTAAATTGGTTTCAACCGCCGTTAAGAAAAGAAAGGATTCCGCAGGCCAGTACAAAGAGGCGGGCAGGGAGGATTTGGCTTCCAAAGAGCTGGAGGAGATCAAAGTACTTGAAAAATATATGCCGGAGCAGCTTTCAGAAGATGAAATTCGCAGCCTTGTTAAAAATGAAATTTCAAAGCTTGACTCCCCGGATAAAAAATATTTCGGTCAGGTAATGAAAGCGGTTATGGCAGAAGTGGGAAACAAGGCGGATGGAAAGGTGGTTAACAGAATAGTGAAAGAGGCTTTTGATGCCAATAACTGATATAGTAATACTTATCATTATAGGATTCTTTGCAGTGAAAGGATTGTTTAAAGGCTTGATCAATGAAGTTTTCGGACTGCTTGGACTTATTCTCGGTTATATACTCTCTTTCCAATTTTATATCCCGTTATCCAAAATTTATATCTATCTGGGGATATCTGAAGAAGTATCAATGGGGCTGGGTTTTGTAACGGCTTTTCTATTGATCTACATTGTTATTTTTCTTTCAGGTAAACTGCTTGCACGATTTTTTAAAGCCATACAGCTTGGATGGGCTGACAAAAGCGGCGGTTTTGCTTTTGGAGCGTTTAAATCGGCTGTAATTACAGGGCTCGCTCTCTCATTTTTATTGACATTAACTCCGGATAATTCGGCTTTCAGCAAGAATATCAGAAATTCAGCAATATCAAAAAGACTTATAAAAATTACACCCTATGTCTTCGATATGCTTAATAAATTACCTGAAGTCCGCAAAGAAAACCCTTTCAGCAGAGAATAACTAAAGATTTATGAAATATTCCGATAGCCTTGAGTTTGAAAAGTTTAAAGAGATAGCGGATAGCGAATTTACCTCTTTATTTGCCAAAGAGAAACTTTCCTCTTTACACCCTGTAAATAATCTAAGAAAAATCGATGAAAAGCAGAAACTGCTTGGAGAAACATTAACCATTCGTGAGATTTTAAAAATAGCCCTCCCTGATGATTCGGGATATCATGAATTTTACTATAGGCTGAAAGACCCTTATGCATCGTTTATGGTGGAGGATATAGGAAAATTCCGGGATTTTCATAAGGATGTTTCCGAGCTTAAAAAAACTCTTATTGAAAGTGATAATGTTGTTAGCCTGAGAGATATCTTAAAAAACATGTTTTCCCTTTCAGGGCTGATTGAGACAATCGACAAAAAAGTAACGTATGACTGCAAGGTTAAAGACAGTGCCACTCCAGAGCTCAAGAAGATAAGGTCATCCCTGAAAACTACAAGACAGCGTCTGATAGACAGCCTGAATAAATTAATGTTTGGCAGAAATTCCGATAAATTTGTACAGGAACAGGTGATTAAGGAAATAAAAGGCAGATTTGTGATTCCAGTCAAATCAAATTTCAGGCAATATTTTTCCGGGGTGGTTTATTCATCCTCCAATACCGGTCAAACCCTTTATGTTGAGCCAACTGCTGTTATCGATCTTAATAACGATTTCGAGAATCTTAAAAGCAGGGAAAGTGATGAGGTTTATAAAATACTCAGGATGCTGCTTGATGCCATTAAGTCCCACATATATGAAGTCACGACGACTGTAAATGCCTACACCGATTTTGCATATTATTTTGAAATGGCAAAATTTTACAAAAACAAAATGTATACATTCCCTGAATTTGGTGAGGATGTTATTTTTGATAGTGTGCATCACCCCCTTATTTATCTGTTAAAAGGAGCTGAGTCTGTACCTATAGACTTTGTGTTGAGAAGGGATAATGATCTGGCCGTTATAACCGGACCTAACACAGGCGGTAAAACCGCTGCACTGAAATCAGCCGGTTTAAACTGTATTATTGCCAAATGCGGGCTGCCTGTTTTTGGCAATACTCTCAAAATGGCCGACTTTCACTCTGTGTTTGCAGATATAGGTGATAAACAGTCACTTATTCTGGACTTGAGTACGTTTTCTTCCCACATGCTGAATATAAAGAATATTCTGGAGGAAGCAGATAAAAACAGCCTGGTTCTTTTGGATGAACTGGGTACAGGCACCGAACCCAAAGAAGGTGCTGCTCTTGCGGTATCGATAATAGAATACCTGCTTGAAAAAGATGCAAAAGTTGTGGTTACAACCCATTTTTCAGAAGTTAAAAATTATGCATTGAAATATAAAGAAGCAATTATCTATTCGGTGGATTTCGATTATGAAAATTTTCTGCCGAAATACCGGCTGCTTTCAGGGGTGGTAGGAAAATCAAATCCTCTTGTTATTGCCGGAAAGCTTGGTTTTAATGAAACTGTTATAAAAAATGCTGAAAATATTATTGCCAGAAATTCCAGTCAGGCTGAATTTAAACTGGATGAGTTGAATGAACAAAAAGCTGCACTTGAGCGCCGGCTTTTTGAGCTGAGACAACATGAACAAAATGTTCTTGAACAAAAAGAAGACGTTGAAAGAAGGGAAAAAGAGATAAACAGAAAACTTAGAATGAAGGAATCGGAAATTCTTGAAGAATCCTATTCGCTGCTTCAAAAATTAAAAAGAAAAGTGAAAAGCAAAAAGCCGGTTTACCCGGAAAAGCAGCTGGATGAAGATATAAATGCTACAGAGGAAAAGTTAAATAATGTAAAAAAACACGATAAGCCTGTTGAAAATATCAGTAAAGGCGATACCGTCTTTTTGGAAAAGTACAATAAAGAAGCAGAGATACTCGATGTTGACAAAGACAGAGTTTATGTTGATATGGGCGGGATTAAAGTAAAAATGAGTAAAAATGACATTATTGGCAGGAAGATAAATAAAAACGCTAAAGAAAGCGTAAAAAGCGCAAAAAAGGTGAAGGTAAGTACTCCGCCAAATACAGCGGTTAAAAGGGAAATAGTAGTAGTGGGAAAAACGGTGGATGAAGCATGGGACAGGGTTGATAAATTCATAGATGAAGCTATTCTTGCAAATATTTCAGAGATTTTTATAATACATGGCAGGGGCTCGGGAGCTCTAAAGAGGGGGATTCGTGACTTTTTAAAAGATGATGTCCGCGTTAACTCTTATAAGGAAGCCTCCCCTAAAGAAGGTGGTTCAGCGGTTACTGTTGTGAATCTGTAAAGAGGTAAAGACTAAGAGACCAGTTTACAGGGCTGGGGAACAAGGTTCAGGGGGCAAGTCAATTGAATGGGATTGAAACAGTTGATAAAATTGAGGTGGAGAGGTAGTGAAGTAGAGAGATAGTGAGGCAGGGAGGGAATTCAACATTGAATGTTGAACATTGAACTTTGAACTTGTCTCACACGCATCACGCATTACGGTTTTTAAGTGAAATTTTATTGTTTTTGAAGTTAAAATGAGTTAGAATATGCTAACAATATTTCAGGAGATATTATGCAAAACAGAAAACTCTCAACAAGCATGGAAGATTATCTGGAGACTATTTTCATTTTGCAAAATGAAGGAAAATCTGCCAGGTCTAAAGATATTTCCGAAAAACTTAGTGTGAAAAAATCCTCTGTTACCAATGCATTGCAGCTGCTTTCCGAAGGAGGGTATATAAATTATAACAAATACAGTGAGGTAACGCTGACGGATAAGGGGATGAAATATGCCCGTGAAGTATACAAAAGGCATGAAACCATAAAAGAATTTTTTGAGCATGTACTGCAGGTGGATTCAGAGCTGGCCGAAGAAAATGCCTGTAAAATTGAGCATGTTATAGACAAAAAAGTTTTTGATAAATTATCCTGTTTCCTTGAGTTTATAATGCAAAGTGATATTACTTGTGTGAATATTGAAAAATTCAGGCAGGTATGTGAAGAAAATTGAATATTTATACGAACAAAAAAAAGACGATTTTCAGGTGGTTTATACTCCCCTGGATTATCGGACTGATTTTAATATTTCTGGCTGTTGGTTTGGTTACTGATATGGATAAAAACCTAAAACCTATTGTTGCTTTGGATAACGTGAGTTCCGAGGAATTGTACCAGCTTGATCTTAAAAGAAGCTACGCTGAAGGGGTAAAGTTGGATGAGAATCTTCCTCTTTATACTGAAGGAACCGATAATTCTGTCGGAATCCTTTTGATACACGGTTTTACAGGCTCCCCTTATGAAATGCACGAACTTTCAGCATATCTTAACAGTTTCGGATACAGTACTTATTCAGTAAGGCTGCCCGGAAGCGGTACAACTCCTGAAAACCTTAATGAGTTTACTTATAAAGATTGGTATGAATCTCTGAAATTCGGTTATTTCGCATTGAAAAACAGTTGCAATCAGGTTTATGTGGCGGGACAGTCCCTTGGTGGTCTTCTGGCTTCTGCTGTGGGTTATTATAACGAAGTTTCGGGGATAATAATGTTGAATCCTGCTTTTAAAATCAAGGACTGGAGGTTTCAGTTTATCCCTTTAATGCAATTATTTAATAGTATTTCCAAAAAATCTGATTTTGATGCAAATTACGCAGGTTATTTTTACGATGTCTGGCCGTTAAAAGGCATGTATCAGCTTTATTTGACACAGAAATATGTGAAAAAGAAATTGCACGACTATGACTCGCCCGTTCTCCTGGTGCAGGCTATAGAAGATGAAGTTGTTGACTACAAAGGCGTTTTAAGATATTTTGAAAATATCAAGGCAAAAGATAAGAAAAAAGTTCTGGTTGAGGGCAAAGAAGATATGCATGTACTCACCCTCAGTAAAAACTCAAAGCAGCAATTTGTCTTTGAAGCTATCAGTAATTGGATAAAGGAGAAGTCAAATGTTCAGCGGTAAAAAAATAGGTTTCATAGGTTCCGGGAATATGGCTTCGGTTTTAATCAAAGGTATATTAAAAGCCGGTCTTGTGGAGGAAAAGTCCGTTTTTGCAAGTGATATCGATCCAGAGAAGCTTGAAAGTCTAAAATCTGAATACGGTATTAATACGGTATTTAAAGATAACAAAAAAGTTGTAGAAGATAGCGATATAATTGTGCTGGCTGTAAAGCCGCAGATAATGAGCAGAATATTATCTGAAATTGATGAGAAGCTTGACTCAAGTAAGCTGGTAATCTCAATAGCTGCTGGTATTTCAACGGAGTACATTGACAGTCTTACCAGCAATGATCTGAAAATAATCAGAGCAATGCCGAACACACCGGCTTTAATTATGGAAGGTGCCACTGCAATATGCCCCGGTGAGAATGTTTCAGAAGATGATTTGAAGCTTGCACGGGAAATATTTAGCGCAGTTGGCGTAGTGGTGGTTGTTGATGAAACTCAGATGGATGCTGTTACAGGTTTGTCCGGAAGCGGCCCTGCTTATATCTTTATGATGATAGAGGCGCTTAGTGATGCCGGTGTTAAAATGGGGCTTTCAAGAAATGTATCAATGAAGCTGGCAGCCCAGACTGTAATGGGTGCCGCAAAACTTCAGATAGAGACGGGAATGCACCCCGGAAGACTAAAGGATATGGTTACATCTCCAGGCGGAACTGCAATAGCGGGCATACATACCCTTGAGCAGGGTGCATTAAGAACAACACTGATCAATGCTGTGGAAAATGCCACCCTTAGGTCAAAAGAACTGGGAAAGAAAAATGGAAGATAAAATACCTAAATTTGATGTCATTTTGAAGGCTGCCATAAAAGTCATAGGTCAAAAAGGATATCATAACGCCAAAATTAAGGATATTTCCAACGAAGCTGATGTTGCAGACGGGACTATTTATAACTATTTCAGTAACAAGGAAGGCATTTTAGTTACAATTTTCAGGATAAAACTGGAAGATTATGTCAATAAAGCACAACAGGAAATTGAGGGCATTGACGATACCGTTGAAAAGCTCCGTATACTTATCAGATATCATCTTAAAGTAATGAGTGAAAATCCTGATCTTGCCAATGTTTTACAAATTGAACTGAGACAGCCCAGCAAAGAAATGCGCATGAAGGTCAGAAAACATCTGAAAAATTATTTTAATGTAATTGAAAATGTAATTAACGACGGGATAGAAAAGGGTGTATTCAAAAAAGATTTACACATATATCTTGCCCGGGAGATGTATTTCGGAACATTGGATGAGGTGGTTTCCACATGGGTGTTTTCAGAACAGCATTGGGGGCTGATGGATCATGTTGATGAGCTGACCGGAATGTTTCTTAAAGCTTTTAACTAAACATTTTTATGCATTTAGAGATAATATTTCAACTGTTTTTGATTATTACACTGGGCTACATTGTTGGCAGCATAAAAATCAAAGGTTTTTCTCTTGATATTTCAGCAATACTTATTGTGGCGCTTGTTGCAGGCCATTTCGGAGTTCGCCTTCCGGAAGAATTTAAATATTTTGGCCTTGCTATTTTTATTTACTCCGTAGGTCTACAGTCCGGCCCCGGCTTTTTCGAAACTATCAGAAACAAGGGATTAAAACTTAACATTATAGCTGCATGTCTTGTCGGAACAATTTTCCTGGAAATTATGGTTGTTTCCAAAATGCTGGGGTTTACAAAGGATGTTCAGGCCGGCCTTTTTACCGGCGTTATGACAAATGCTCCGGCACTTGCTGCCAGTCTGGAGGCAAGCAGCTCTCCTTCAATATCTGTTGTTTTCGGTCTTGTGTATCCTTTTTGTATCGTACTGACAATACTTTATCCTAAAATTATTCCCGGTCTTCTGAAGGTGGACTTGAGCGAGGAAAAAAGGAGATATGAAGAAAGTGTCAGGCAGCGTTATCCGTCTATTGCGACAAAAAACTTCAGAATAACCAATGAGAATTTCAAAAACCAGCATATAACAAAATCCGAAGTTCAGGAGATGACCAACACAATTATCGAAAGAATCGAATCAGAATATCCGATTGAAGATACGGAAATGGATCACACAATGCATTTCGGAGATATTGTGAGAGTTACCGGTACAAAAGACCAAATGGACAAGGTTAAAGTAATTCTCGGGGAAGAAGTGAGTGACAGAGTCACTTTTCATGACAACCTTAAGGTTCTTAGACTGCTTGTTACAACAAAAAAAGTAGTCGGCAAAAAAATATCTGAACTTAAAGAGCTTACAGCTGTAGGAGCAAGCATTTCAAGGGTAAGGAGAGCCGGTATTGACATTAACCCGACACCGAATCTCACACTTATGTTGGGAGATAAGTTGTACATTACTGTTCCTGAAAAGTTTGAGAAGAGGGTAACAAATTTTATCGGCAACAACCTTCTTAATTTTCCGGCGGGTGATTTTCTGCCTATTTCCATGGGGATTTTAATTGGTATGAGTATCGGTTTTATTCCGTTGAATATTCCGGGATTCGGATATTTTAAGTTAAGTTTTGTCGGAGGTATTTTGCTTACGGCTTTGGTTCTGGGTAGAGTAGGGCGTACAGGAAAACTTGTCTGGCAGCTTTCACCTCATTCTACAAGTCTGATGAAAACATTGGGACAGCTGATTTTTATGGCCACTATAGGTACAAATGCCGGTGCTTATCTTCTGCAATCGATTAATACGCTGGGTTTTACATCAATTTATGTTGCATTGGGAATATTATTGATTACGTATAGTGCTTTTACTTTTGTCATGTTTAAAATGTTAAAATACAATGTACTGGATATCCTTGGCGTCTTTTCCGGCAGTATGACTTCAACGCCGGCACTTTCCATGGCAACAGAAGTATGTGATTCGGGCAGACCTTCCGTTGCTTATGCTGCAGTTTATCCTTTTGCTCTCATAATTACAATTTTTCTTGCACAGGCGATACTGTGAGAAAGCCTGTATTAAAACCCTTCAGCAAAGTTTTTCTTGCTCTGATAATTTCGTTTATGCTTCTTTTAACAGTTTTCGTATTTCTTAATTACTACAAAATTGAGCATGAACTCCTTGATTTTGTAAAAGATTACGGTCAGTTGGCCATATTCTTAATAAGTTTTTTTACTGATATCCTTTTTCAACCTATTGGACCTGATGTTGCAGTGATTGGCGGTGTCCTGATTTACAAGGAATTTCTTTATTCCGTATTTTTTGCCTCACTGGGAAGTGTTTGTGCCAGTTTTTTAAGTTATTTCTTTGGAAGAATGTTCAGATCATACGGAATGCAGAAGCTGAATTCTTCTGCAAAATATCTAAATGGAGGAGGATTTATGCCAGATATGGGCTTATAAGTCTGAGTATAGGAGCGCTTACCCCGGTACCATATGTGCCTATGTGCTGGATTGCCGGTTTGTTTAATGTGAAAATATATAAATTTATCCTGTTTGGTATTGTTCCAAGAGTTATAAGGTTTACAACATTGGGAATGATTGCCCACTATGTTAATATGTCGATTTCATAAAATGTGATTAGTTTAGATGTGTTACACAATTGAATGTTTAACTTTAAGATTGCATTAGGAGTTGCAAGCCACCTTTAAGATGTTGTAGATTAAGGTTTTAAGAAAACAAAAACCACAACCAAAAAGGTGACTTACAATGAGCAAACTAAACTACAAATTAGAAAGAAGCAATGATAAAATTACCCCATTTGGTGGAATATCTTTGTTAATCCCACTGTTAGATAAGATGGGCATCCGAGATTTCCTTGATAAAGAACTTGATCATCCAGGCTCTAACAGAGGCAAACCGCCATCTTCTAAAATAATTCCTGTTATTCTATCGATGATATGCGGTGGCAGGAGTTTCAG is from Flexistipes sinusarabici DSM 4947 and encodes:
- a CDS encoding aspartate:alanine exchanger family transporter, with the protein product MHLEIIFQLFLIITLGYIVGSIKIKGFSLDISAILIVALVAGHFGVRLPEEFKYFGLAIFIYSVGLQSGPGFFETIRNKGLKLNIIAACLVGTIFLEIMVVSKMLGFTKDVQAGLFTGVMTNAPALAASLEASSSPSISVVFGLVYPFCIVLTILYPKIIPGLLKVDLSEEKRRYEESVRQRYPSIATKNFRITNENFKNQHITKSEVQEMTNTIIERIESEYPIEDTEMDHTMHFGDIVRVTGTKDQMDKVKVILGEEVSDRVTFHDNLKVLRLLVTTKKVVGKKISELKELTAVGASISRVRRAGIDINPTPNLTLMLGDKLYITVPEKFEKRVTNFIGNNLLNFPAGDFLPISMGILIGMSIGFIPLNIPGFGYFKLSFVGGILLTALVLGRVGRTGKLVWQLSPHSTSLMKTLGQLIFMATIGTNAGAYLLQSINTLGFTSIYVALGILLITYSAFTFVMFKMLKYNVLDILGVFSGSMTSTPALSMATEVCDSGRPSVAYAAVYPFALIITIFLAQAIL